A single Triticum dicoccoides isolate Atlit2015 ecotype Zavitan chromosome 2A, WEW_v2.0, whole genome shotgun sequence DNA region contains:
- the LOC119355091 gene encoding protein transport protein Sec24B-like — MAVRPSLAYFPSDNALLESSGLPWGVAVTPFSSTDERGSSPVTGDEGDLIPRCTSCFAYFSTLCSLHRWSWTCPICSEDNDLSADAAARYARDGSHDPPELRSAFVDLLLPGEEGEAAAATTPVYVAAIDLSSSEEFLELVKSALLAALEALSPGSLFGILTFSSKIGLYDVQGPIPIVKNVFIPPDSDGTLHVDLKDVMPFCSFLAPVGTFKDRIAEALETIKPIASWERATTASQVQDHALHHTRGFGVAIDALVNYLSVENGTTFELARIFAFLSGPPNYGAGQLDARSNGDHNTGKVVDSNNTLLPEETSFYKNLAASAVQAGACVDLFAITNEYTDLTSLKVLSVESGGSLFLYSNTDESTLPQDIYKMLKRPYAFGCVLRLRTSPEIKIADSYGHFFPDPQYMHVQHINCCDSFASYTYDFEFEKDSQFARKSRPPILQIAFKYTMIVHHGDTSDDASNSGSRSKFSVQRRLRVRTIQYNTTANIWDLYDFVDPDVVLTILVHQVILASLSDVVEARLWLHDWLAIFIAQYNKAYKNVRPADSGVSDIDVDFSNCSQLQPLAQLVFAFLVSPLLQVQDEHIHPDYQTYLQCLFSALEPASLRQAICPTLSSYSSLDTEAEVHQSLSRSVFTSERPIFLLDAYTDLLVYYLPTASPSIPFPPPRDCLLRSTVDRLKQERTLTPRLAFIHGARDDTTTFEKYLIEDRALDGTLLVGSIGFRSFLEEVRSRVAEFGI, encoded by the exons ATGGCGGTGCGCCCGAGCCTCGCGTACTTCCCCTCCGACAACGCGCTCCTCGAGTCCTCGGGCCTACCGTGGGGCGTCGCCGTCACGCCCTTCTCTTCCACCGACGAGCGCGGCTCCTCTCCGGTCACCGGCGACGAGGGCGACCTCATCCCTCGCTGCACGTCCTGCTTCGCCTACTTCAGCACCCTTTGCTCGCTGCACCGCTGGTCGTGGACGTGCCCCATCTGCTCGGAGGACAACGACCTctccgccgacgccgccgcgcgctACGCGCGCGACGGCAGCCACGACCCGCCCGAGTTGCGCTCCGCCTTTGTCGACCTCCTCCTCCCGG GTGAGGAGGGTGAGGCAGCGGCTGCGACGACGCCCGTGTACGTGGCAGCGATCGACTTATCCT CTTCTGAGGAGTTTTTGGAGCTAGTCAAAAGTGCTCTTCTGGCAGCTCTTGAAG CTCTTTCTCCAGGATCATTATTTGGGATTTTAACGTTTAGCAGCAAGATAGGACTATATGATGTTCAAGGTCCAATACCAATTGTGAAAAACGTTTTTATCCCTCCTGATTCTGACGGCACCTTGCACGTGGACCTTAAAGATGTCATGCCATTTTGTTCATTTTTGGCTCCT GTTGGCACTTTCAAAGACCGCATTGCTGAAGCACTAGAAACAATTAAACCAATAGCTTCATGGGAAAGGGCAACTACTGCATCACAAGTTCAAGATCACGCATTGCATCATACCCGTGGGTTTGGGGTAGCAATTGATGCTCTTGTCAACTACCTAAGTGTGGAAAATGGAACTACCTTTGAACTTG CTAGAATATTTGCGTTTTTATCTGGGCCTCCGAATTATGGGGCTGGCCAACTGGACGCAAGAAGCAATGGGGACCACAATACTGGTAAAGTGGTGGATTCAAATAATACATTACTGCCCGAAGAGACAAGTTTCTACAAAAATCTG GCTGCTAGTGCTGTTCAAGCAGGTGCATGTGTGGACCTTTTCGCGATTACAAATGAATACACTGATCTTACTTCCCTAAAAGTTCTGAGTGTTGAGAGTGGTGGCTCATTGTTTCTGTATTCAAATACAGATGAATCAACACTTCCACAAGATAT ATACAAAATGCTAAAGCGTCCATATGCCTTTGGATGTGTACTGCGGTTGAGAACATCTCCAGAGATCAAGATTGCTGATTCT TATGGTCATTTCTTTCCAGATCCTCAATACATGCATGTTCAGCACATAAATTGCTGTGATTCGTTTGCTAGCTACACTTACGACTTTGAGTTTGAAAAGGATTCTCAGTTTGCCAG GAAGTCAAGGCCTCCTATTCTCCAAATCGCATTTAAGTACACGATGATAGTACACCATGGTGATACATCAGATGATGCTTCCAATTCTGGTAGTAG ATCTAAGTTCTCAGTGCAAAGGCGGCTAAGGGTGCGGACTATCCAGTACAACACAACTGCTAATATCTGGGACCTGTATGACTTTGTTGACCCAGATGTGGTATTGACGATACTTGTACACCAG GTTATTTTGGCTTCTTTAAGTGATGTGGTAGAAGCAAGGCTATGGCTCCATGATTGGTTGGCGATTTTCATTGCCCAGTACAACAAGGCATACAAGAACGTCAGACCTGCTGATTCTGGAGTTTCTGATATTGACGTTGATTTCTCAAACTGCTCACAATTGCAGCCTCTGGCACAGCTTGTATTTGCATTTCTAGTAAGCCCATTACTTCAAGTTCAGGATGAACATATTCATCCAGATTACCAGACATATTTGCAGTGCCTCTTCAG TGCACTGGAACCGGCTTCTCTTCGGCAAGCTATATGTCCTACACTGAGTTCGTACTCCTCTCTTGATACAGAAGCAGAAGTGCATCAGTCTCTAAGTCGCAGTGTATTCACCAGTGAGAGACCAATATTCCTTCTTGACGCCTACACTGACCTTTTGGTGTATTACTTGCCTACAGCCAGCCCTTCAATTCCCTTTCCTCCTCCACGTGACT GTCTGTTGAGATCAACGGTCGATAGGTTGAAGCAAGAAAGGACCTTAACTCCCAGGCTTGCTTTTATTCATGGTGCACGTGATGATACAACAACATTTGAGAAATACCTGATTGAGGATCGGGCTCTGGATGGCACTCTGCTGGTTGGCTCTATAGGTTTCAGATCCTTCCTTGAGGAGGTTAGAAGCAGAGTAGCCGAGTTTGGAATATAG
- the LOC119355092 gene encoding ABC transporter B family member 29, chloroplastic-like, whose product MAMAMANPAPLPTFSSQSRTFTPSISLRSSRAISRSRALALTATTACSIRLRVRAAKDCSPPSYPLSEVFPYVAAEWRTIAKGWACAAAAVYCLSRTVPAAGRLPRALAAGVGGGVSAEVSRGVVALAAFASARAAAAYVQQALLWEAALRAVWRLRERAFERLLARDLAFFDGREGMAAGDIAHRITDEADDVADAVYSVLNTIVPTSLQLIAMGTQMVAINPQLSLVAAMVIPCMSIVIAKLGERLRQISKEAHLSLAMLAAYLNDVLPSMLTVKVNNGEHKEMLRFHELAFVDLKNNLGKKKMKALIPQAVRTTYIAGLVVLCAGSVAVSGTTFDPEGFLSFLTALALFVEPIQDFGKAYNEYKQGEPALERIFDLTRFIPEVRDKPSAVHLNSVKGDIKFHDVTFRYVAGMPPTVDGVNLHIRAGETIAIVGPSGGGKTTLAKLLLRLYHPQSGHIALDNHDIQDIQLQCLRTHIAFVSQDPMLFSGTIAENIAYGDPVGDINMRKVENAAKIANANEFTKILPKGYDSYIGQRGSSLSGGQKQRLSIARAIYQNSSILVLDEATSALDSRSELLLKEVLMNLMASHTVVIIAHRLEMILMADRIVLLEGGKLREITRSAFLSLDGRFGSPPDVLSRELGEA is encoded by the exons ATGGCCATGGCGATGGCGAATCCTGCACCTCTGCCAACCTTCTCCTCGCAATCCCGAACATTCACCCCAAGCATCTCACTGCGAAGCAGCAGAGCTATATCGCGCTCCCGAGCCCTAGCTCTAACCGCAACGACCGCGTGCTCCATCCGCCTCCGCGTGCGGGCCGCCAAAGACTGCTCGCCCCCGTCGTATCCGCTCTCTGAGGTTTTCCCCTACGTCGCCGCGGAGTGGCGGACCATCGCCAAGGGGTgggcgtgcgccgccgccgccgtgtactGCCTCTCGCGCACGGTGCCCGCCGCGGGGCGCCTTCCGCGCGCTCTGGCCGCCGGCGTAGGCGGGGGCGTGTCTGCGGAGGTTTCTAGGGGCGTGGTCGCGCTCGCGGCTTTCGCCTCTGCGCGCGCGGCCGCGGCGTACGTGCAGCAGGCGTTGCTCTGGGAGGCGGCGCTGCGGGCGGTGTGGCGCCTCCGGGAGCGCGCCTTCGAGCGTTTGCTTGCGCGTGACCTCGCGTTTTTCGATGGCAGAGAAGGGATGGCCGCAGGAGACATCGCGCACCGGATCACGGATGAGGCGGACGACGTCGCGGACGCTGTGTACTCTGTTCTCAAT ACAATTGTGCCGACAAGCTTGCAATTGATAGCAATGGGTACTCAAATGGTGGCAATAAATCCCCAGCTCTCATTAGTTGCAGCAATG GTAATTCCATGCATGTCCATAGTCATTGCAAAGCTTGGTGAAAGACTCCGTCAAATATCCAAGGAGGCACATCTTAGCCTCGCCATGCTCGCAGCCTATCTCAACGAT GTACTTCCATCGATGCTCACTGTGAAGGTAAACAATGGGGAGCACAAAGAGATGTTAAGATTCCATGAGTTGGCTTTTGTTGATCTGAAGAATAATTTGGGTAAGAAGAAGATGAAAGCTCTCATACCTCAAGCTGTTCGTACTACATACATTGCAGGCCTGGTAGTGCTTTGTGCTGGTTCAGTAGCAGTTTCTGGAACCACATTTGATCCCGAGGGGTTTCTTTCTTTCCTAACAGCACTTGCTCTTTTTGTTGAGCCTATTCAG GATTTTGGCAAGGCATACAATGAATATAAGCAAGGAGAACCAGCATTAGAACGCATATTTGATTTAACAAGGTTCATCCCTGAG GTGAGGGATAAACCAAGTGCAGTTCATTTAAATTCTGTTAAGGGAGATATTAAGTTCCATGATGTTACATTTAGATATGTTGCTGGTATGCCACCAACAGTAGATGGTGTGAATCTTCATATCAGAGCAGGAGAAACTATTGCTATTGTTGGACCATCTGGTGGAGGGAAAACCACTCTTGCCAAATTACTCCTCCGTCTTTATCATCCACAAAGTG GACATATAGCTCTGGACAACCATGATATTCAAGACATTCAGTTGCAGTGCTTGAGAACACATATTGCGTTTGTTTCACAGGACCCG ATGTTATTTTCCGGTACAATTGCTGAAAATATTGCGTATGGTGACCCTGTGGGAGATATTAATATGAGAAAAGTTGAGAATGCTGCTAAGATTGCCAATGCCAATGAGTTCACTAAGATATTGCCAAAGGGATATGACTCGTATATAGGACAGAGAGGTTCTAGTTTAAGTGGCGGGCAAAAACAAAG GTTATCTATCGCAAGGGCAATCTACCAGAACTCTTCCATACTGGTACTGGATGAAGCAACGTCTGCTCTGGATAGCAGGTCTGAGCTGCTACTGAAAGAAGTACTGATGAATTTGATGGCAAGCCACACT GTTGTCATCATTGCTCATCGGCTGGAGATGATCCTGATGGCTGATAGAATTGTTTTACTAGAGGGCGGTAAATTACGAGAGATCACGAGGTCGGCTTTCTTGTCCCTAGATGGCCGCTTCGGTTCACCACCAGATGTCCTCAGTCGAGAATTAGGAGAGGCTTGA
- the LOC119357909 gene encoding uncharacterized protein LOC119357909, whose product MAPPPLHLPPYLAPTWPSGRPRPAPSLRSPSSLHPFSDLLTEALGAESLDPDDVAMDDDAAVEGWAQSCKRQQHHLQEVDDEADQGFVMPRRTRSGRAFPPPISVIGKGGRPWLTLRAHREDGRLVLREMRLPSQELLQSCKEDGRFKLFMHPEAGGRCVAGAAGSRATTAVAQD is encoded by the coding sequence atggcgcccccaccgctccACCTCCCGCCCTACTTAGCCCCCACCTGGCCCTCCGGGCGCCCCCGTCCCGCGCCATCATTGAGATCACCGTCCTCGCTCCACCCCTTCTCCGACCTCCTCACCGAGGCGCTCGGGGCCGAGAGCTTAGACCCCGACGACGTCGCCATGGACGACGACGCCGCGGTCGAAGGCTGGGCCCAGTCTTGCAAGAGGCAGCAACACCACCTCCAGGAAGTCGACGACGAAGCCGACCAAGGGTTCGTGATGCCGAGGCGGACGAGGAGCGGGAGGGCGTTCCCGCCGCCGATATCGGTGATCGGCAAGGGCGGGCGGCCGTGGCTGACCCTCCGGGCGCACCGGGAGGACGGCCGGCTCGTGCTGCGGGAGATGCGGCTGCCATCGCAGGAGCTGCTCCAGTCATGCAAGGAGGACGGGAGGTTCAAGCTGTTCATGCACCCGGAGGCCGGTGGCCGATGCGTCGCCGGCGCCGCGGGATCACGCGCCACGACGGCCGTGGCGCAGGACTAG